From a single Apium graveolens cultivar Ventura chromosome 2, ASM990537v1, whole genome shotgun sequence genomic region:
- the LOC141707666 gene encoding uncharacterized protein At4g26450, with the protein MHARNRAPGNGYRSPMGMGGGGPASRISPDGGGRGNGMYNSEYRGYNRGFGRGQPKPFQPPQPQPRKGDVFTEAGRLATEYLVSKGILPQNVYSGKWQNGGIKNLVGSNLQGPRPQDIDPQTESRPSALGRLGDGGINDMGTSSKRRFPEESNMAESRDYLRGKRRMESFRHNGAQGNQELGRSMSWSEKSGVSPDKDSNGNAFEYQEEQQVSKERISGEQKSQSGDIASKNDNSCHPESPHEKNQVTDDMASKASSSSTEVNHPSGSDPHSSEKPKDIDFANLGTGDVKGGNCDIEMEKLGVIENSSVSHSAEDNPESKNGSNLLRLCTFAKVPTRIRSSLTIKASKAGSLSIAEDVNTSDSGLCLVTGTSVEAQNLNGPSGNDSVNQIQSLKVDHDVSNLQTKEDAADQGTGHELELGKCTRSRSFPDRSLEKEQGLNEGAAGYGRSNTMDSWKGEIRSMQHRDSRDDFKKTREWDPLIDTQADLSLSNSVQNPEGLVEERNQDLSLSNSVQHLKGLVEGRNLSGEEGTVAAERKELLDISLTPSGVAKPETQCTEEKQLISGSFKICDLNLMGASDLHENHDDHPVVMYPSNLQKRKNEAGHVDISLSMSNNCITPDKFCTRGANGEEVEVIDLENDCIQDMALNNPDQKDEALFTGLDSLTNNSQNVNDISGVQDGYGLMISELLGNDMPNCSSVPPDVNSLHSEMGLNNGEGILGEDDSIYMSLEEIPISFLRGWEQQPPQEYDKPF; encoded by the exons ATGCATGCAAGAAATCGTGCTCCGGGAAATGGTTACAGGTCACCTATGGGAATGGGTGGTGGGGGTCCTGCCTCTCGGATTTCACCTGACGGGGGTGGTAGAGGCAATGGAATGTACAATTCTGAGTATCGAGGTTATAATCGTGGTTTTGGTCGAGGTCAGCCAAAGCCTTTTCAACCGCCACAGCCTCAACCTCGTAAAGGTGATGTTTTTACGGAAGCGGGACGATTAGCTACAGAGTATCTGGTATCGAAGGGGATACTTCCACAAAATGTATATTCTGGCAAGTGGCAGAATGGTGGTATCAAAAATTTGGTTGGTAGTAACTTGCAAGGCCCTCGGCCACAAGATATTGATCCTCAAACAGAGAGCCGGCCGTCAGCTCTTGGCCGTTTGGGAGATGGTGGTATTAATGACATGGGGACTAGTAGCAAGAGGAGGTTTCCCGAAGAATCTAATATGGCAGAGTCGAGAGATTACTTGAGAGGAAAGAGACGAATGGAATCTTTTAGGCATAATGGCGCTCAGGGGAACCAAGAATTAGGAAGAAGTATGTCGTGGTCAGAAAAATCAGGGGTTTCTCCTGATAAGGACAGCAATGGTAATGCTTTTGAATATCAGGAAGAGCAACAAGTAAGTAAAGAAAGGATCAGCGGAGAGCAGAAGTCACAATCTGGTGATATAGCATCAAAAAATGATAATTCTTGCCATCCAGAATCGCCACATGAGAAAAACCAGGTGACCGATGATATGGCATCAAAGGCAAGTTCTTCAAGTACCGAAGTAAATCATCCATCCGGGTCTGATCCACACTCTAGTGAGAAGCCCAAGGACATCGATTTTGCAAATCTGGGCACTGGAGATGTGAAGGGTGGCAATTGTGATATTGAAATGGAGAAGCTAGGTGTGATAGAGAACTCATCTGTTAGCCATTCTGCAGAAGATAATCCTGAAAGTAAGAACGGAAGTAATCTACTCAGGCTATGTACGTTTGCGAAAGTGCCCACCAGAATACGTTCTTCATTGACAATAAAGGCTTCTAAAGCGGGCTCACTTTCAATTGCTGAAGATGTAAACACTAGTGATAGTGGACTTTGCTTAGTAACTGGAACCTCTGTTGAAGCTCAAAACTTAAATGGTCCTTCAGGTAATGATTCAGTAAACCAAATTCAGAGTTTGAAAGTTGATCATGATGTTTCTAATCTGCAAACCAAGGAGGATGCTGCAGATCAGGGTACTGGGCATGAACTTGAACTAGGAAAATGCACAAGATCAAGATCCTTTCCTGACAGATCCCTTGAGAAGGAGCAAGGTTTAAATGAAGGTGCTGCCGGATATGGCAGATCTAACACCATGGATTCATGGAAAGGTGAAATACGATCCATGCAACACAGGGATAGCAGGGATGATTTTAAGAAAACTAGAGAATGGGATCCTCTGATAGATACTCAGGCGGATTTGTCTCTTTCAAATTCCGTGCAAAATCCAGAGGGCTTAGTTGAGGAAAGGAATCAGGATTTGTCCCTTTCGAATTCCGTGCAACATCTAAAGGGCTTAGTTGAAGGAAGGAATCTATCTGGTGAAGAAGGGACTGTAGCAGCTGAGCGGAAAGAGTTGCTAGATATTTCTTTGACTCCTAGTGGAGTTGCCAAACCTGAAACTCAATGTACAGAAGAGAAGCAGCTAATTTCTGGTTCATTCAAGATATGTGATCTTAATCTTATGGGGGCTTCTGATCTGCACGAGAATCATGATGATCACCCAGTTGTTATGTATCCATCTAATCTAcaaaaaaggaaaaatgaagcAGGACATGTTGATATCAGTTTGTCAATGAGTAACAATTGCATTACCCCTGATAAATTTTGTACACGTGGAGCCAACGGCGAAGAGGTTGAGGTGATTGATTTGGAAAATGACTGTATACAAGACATGGCCTTGAATAATCCAGATCAGAA AGATGAAGCTCTATTCACAGGCCTGGATAGCTTGACAAATAATTCGCAGAATGTAAATGATATTTCTGGGGTTCAAGATGGATATGGACTTATGATATCTGAACTACTTGGAAATGATATGCCTAATTGTTCTTCTGTGCCACCTGATGTTAATTCTTTACACAGTGAGATGGGTCTCAACAATGGAGAG GGAATTCTTGGAGAAGATGATTCCATTTACATGTCGCTGGAAGAGATACCAATAA GTTTTTTGCGAGGTTGGGAGCAGCAGCCACCACAAGAATATGATAAACCATTCTGA